The nucleotide window CGAGGAAGGCCGCGTGCTCACCCAGGATGAGGTCGAACAGCGGATGGCCCGGTGGCTGTCAGTGTAGGATGGACCGAAACCGCCTGGCTTGACCTTGCAGAGGTCGCCGACTACATAGCCCGCGATTCGCGGTACTATGCGGCGGCTTTCGTCGCAGAGGTCCGCAGCGCTGCCCGATCTCTCGCAACACTCGCCAATCGTGGTGGGTCGTGCCGGAACTCAATGACCCTAGCGTGCGTGAGATATTCGTCAGCCGCTACCGGCTCATCTACCAGGTCACGGCAGATTCGGTGGCCGTGATAGCGTTCATCCATGGCGCTCGTGACTTGCTCGCGCTCTGGCAGCAAGAGCGCCGCTGACCTGTCCTCCGGGTAGACCCAAGCGCCCAACACGCAGCTAGCCCTGCCCGCGTCCGCAACTCTGCATTCTGGTTTCTGCACTCTGACTTCTGCTCTGTCCTGACTCTTCGCGTCTTGATGTCTTGGTGGTAAGGCTCCGCTCCGGCTCCCCTACCTCTGCATTCTGGCTTCTGACTTCTGGATTCTGAATTCATCTGCTTCGCTTGCCCGTGTCCTCCACTTGGCCACTAGACCACTTGACCACTCTCTGCGCTCGCACTTGACCCGCCACAGCCCGTCGCTACCATTGTCGCAGCAACGGGAGGACATCGTGCTGCAGCAACCCACACGCCCCTCACAGAGCGGCCTTCCGGCCGTAGAGCGGCAGTTTGTTGACCGTGAGGAGCCCCTCGCCATCTTCCAAACTGTGCTCAAAGAGCCACAGACCAAACCTATCGTCCTCGTCTTTCACGGTGGGGCCGGCACGGGCAAGTCCAGGCTGCGCAGGGAACTGGCAAAGCTAGCGGACAGTAGACAGAATACAGCCGACAGGGGCGGAGCAACCGCCACGCTGGACTTCGATGTCCCCGTTCACCGCCAACCTGATGCTGCGCTGCTTCACCTGCGCACGTCCATCGGTACGCCGGGGGGCACGGCCGGGCGCGAAAGCGGGGACAGTCCCTCGGAGCGCGAGGACGCGCGGTACAGTCCCCGTTTTCGCGGTACAGTCCCCGTGATGTTCCCGAGCTTCGACATTGCCTATGCCGTCCTCTGGCAGAAAGCCCATCCGGACACGGCGCTAAGGAGTGAGGAGGGAGGAGAGAGGAGGGAGGAGGCACAGATCCAGAATGACGAACGAGGAATCCTGGAACCGAACTCGCTCATTGCCCGACTTCTGGACGACTCCGGCAAGCTTCCGACTATCGGTCTGATTCCCAAGATCTCGAAGCTCCTTGCCGCCTCACTGGAATCCTCGAATCCTCGAACCCTTGAATCCTTCCTCATCGACTGGTGGCAGCGCAGAGGCGAACGCGAGCTCGAGGACCTGCCGCAGATGGAGCCCGCGGCCATCGTGGAGCAACTGCCTAGGCTCTGGGCGTCCGACATGAAGGATGCCCTGCGGGCAGAGAGTAGGGAATCGGGAGTCGGGAGTAGTCCGCCTGGAAACGACTCCCCACTCTCCACTCCCCACTCCCTCCGCATGGTTCTATTCGTAGACTCCTACGAGAAGCTGTGGGGAATCGGAGACGAAGGACGAAGGTCGACGGACGAGGTACAGAAGACCGACGCCTGGGTACGGGAGTTGGTGAAGCAGTTGCCTGAGGTCCTGTGGGTGATATCAGGCAGGCAGAAGTTGCGCTGGGAGGAAGCAGAGAAGGAATGGGCCGGTGTTCTGAACCAGCACGAGCTCGGCCCGCTGCCCGAGCAATCGGCCCGGCAGTTCCTGAGTGGGTGTGGCATCACCGATGAGCCGATACAGGATGCAATCGCCAAGGGCAGCCAGGGACTGCCACATTACCTGAACCTGGCCGTGGATACATTTCAGGAGATAGAACAGTCCGGGCAGCGCGCGGCAAGCACAGGCTCAAGCCCAAGCTCAAGCCAGGCGGGCACAGAGGAAAGTGCGAAGTCCGAACGCCGAGCGCCGAGTTTGAGAATGGAAAGTCCAGAAGAGCTGTTTACGCAGTTCATCCGGCACTTGGACCAGCCGGAGATAGCGACCCTCGAAGTCCTGTCGGCATCCCGCTACTGGAACTACGGATTGTTTGAACACCTTCTCACCGAGTATCAGACCGGGTATCCGCTGGAATCATACGACGACCTGAGCCGGTTCTCGTTTGTCGGCGAGGGTGCCGCGCCCGAGACCCGGACGATGCACGACTTGATGCGTGAGGCGCTGCAGGAGCACCAGGCGCCGGAGTTGCGCAAGCGCGTGCACCTGTTCCTGCACGAGTACTACGCGAAGCAGCTTGAGGGTCTGGACGTCAAGGGCATCACCGAGAAGGACAAGGCGGCCCTCACCGAGGCCTTCTACCATGGGAGGCAGGCCAAGAGCGCCGAGGAACTCTGGTCCTGGCTCAAGGCCGCACGTGACGTTTTCACCAAAGCCGGTCAGCACCGACTGCTCACACCGCTCTTACGAGAGATGGTCCAGGCGCTGGAGAACGAACTTGGACGGAATCACGCAGACACCGCGACTGCACTCTGGTACCTCGCATGGAATCTTGAGGGCTTTGGGCATGGTGATGAAGCAGAGCCACTGTTGCGCCGAGCCTTGGCGACGCTTGAGAAAGAGCTGGGGCAAGGGCATCCGCTCGTGCTACAGTGCCTGCATGAGTTTGGAAATCTGCTCATAAACTGGGCGCGCTACGACGAAGCCGAGGTCCTCTTCCGGCGCGCCGTCGGAGTGTACGACAAAAACCCGGACAAGTCCGTGGATGCCGGAATGCGCGCGCTCGTGGACTTGGCTGATGTTCTGTGGCGGAAAGGCCAGTCTGCCGAGTCCGAGGTGCAGTTTCGTCGGGCACTGGCGACCGCCGAGGATGACAGAAGACCGGATTCCTGGTGGCTTGTCACTACCTTGGGAGGCCTCGCTTGTACGCTTCGCGACCAACGCCGCAATGCCGAGGCCGAACCATTACTCCGCCGCGCGCTGGCGATAGCGGAGAATGTTCGCAGTGCCGACCGATACCCGGTGGGGACGACCGCGGGGCACTTGGCGTGGGTGCTACATGACCTCGGCCGATATGCAGAATGTGTGCCGCTCCGTCAGCTGAGCTGCAAGATCAAAGAAGAGATTCTGGGAGCGGACCATTGGATGACGGCGGTAAGTGTGAGCAACCTTGGTGGTGCCCTGCTCAGGCTGGGTCGGTATGCCGAGGCTGAGGCGCGGTTCCGGCGAGCTCTGGCAGCGCATGACAAGTGGATGGGATTTGACCATCCCGACACCATCCGGATGACCGTGAATCTGGCCAGCGCACTGACGAGGCAGGGCAACTACGGAGAGGCCGAGCCGATTATCCTGAACGCAATCGCAACCTGTGAGAAGAAGCTCGGTCCGGACAATCCGGTGACTGCATCTGCTCTCTTCTGGGCCGGCATCATATACAGTGACCAGGGGCGATACGCCGAAGCCGAGGGTTTTCTGCGCCGCGCCCTGGACATCCAGACCACAAAACGCGGTCACGAGCACCCGAATACACTGGCCTATATTGACGCGCTGGCGTCGCTGGATGACCTGCGAGGCAAACACGCCGAGGCAGAATCGCTCTATCGGGACGTGCTGGAGAAGCGAACGCGAGCCCTGGGCTCGGAGCATCCCGACGTCGCCGAGACCGCAGACAACCTCGCCGGGCTCTGCTTTCGCGACGGTCGCTATGCAGAAGCCGAGGCCCTCTACCGCCGTGCGCTGACCGTTCGAGAGAAGGTGTTCGGTCCGGAAAGCCCTTTCGTGGCAGGGACACTCGACGGTCTGGCCAAGGTCTGCGAACAGACCAACCGGGCTGCCGAGGCGCAGGAACTTTCCGCCCGCGCCAAAGCAATCCGCGACAAAGCCGCGGCGGCAGCTCAAGCGCAAGCCCCAAGCGAGAAGACAGCAGGTAGCAGTCAGTAGACAGTAGACAGGGCTAGGCCCAGACGATCCAGAATTCAGAAACCAGAATTCAGAACTGCGGAATCGGGCGATGGCTGACGTCTGGTCGCATGCAGCTGAAGGTACGCTGTACTT belongs to candidate division WOR-3 bacterium and includes:
- a CDS encoding tetratricopeptide repeat protein; translated protein: MLKEPQTKPIVLVFHGGAGTGKSRLRRELAKLADSRQNTADRGGATATLDFDVPVHRQPDAALLHLRTSIGTPGGTAGRESGDSPSEREDARYSPRFRGTVPVMFPSFDIAYAVLWQKAHPDTALRSEEGGERREEAQIQNDERGILEPNSLIARLLDDSGKLPTIGLIPKISKLLAASLESSNPRTLESFLIDWWQRRGERELEDLPQMEPAAIVEQLPRLWASDMKDALRAESRESGVGSSPPGNDSPLSTPHSLRMVLFVDSYEKLWGIGDEGRRSTDEVQKTDAWVRELVKQLPEVLWVISGRQKLRWEEAEKEWAGVLNQHELGPLPEQSARQFLSGCGITDEPIQDAIAKGSQGLPHYLNLAVDTFQEIEQSGQRAASTGSSPSSSQAGTEESAKSERRAPSLRMESPEELFTQFIRHLDQPEIATLEVLSASRYWNYGLFEHLLTEYQTGYPLESYDDLSRFSFVGEGAAPETRTMHDLMREALQEHQAPELRKRVHLFLHEYYAKQLEGLDVKGITEKDKAALTEAFYHGRQAKSAEELWSWLKAARDVFTKAGQHRLLTPLLREMVQALENELGRNHADTATALWYLAWNLEGFGHGDEAEPLLRRALATLEKELGQGHPLVLQCLHEFGNLLINWARYDEAEVLFRRAVGVYDKNPDKSVDAGMRALVDLADVLWRKGQSAESEVQFRRALATAEDDRRPDSWWLVTTLGGLACTLRDQRRNAEAEPLLRRALAIAENVRSADRYPVGTTAGHLAWVLHDLGRYAECVPLRQLSCKIKEEILGADHWMTAVSVSNLGGALLRLGRYAEAEARFRRALAAHDKWMGFDHPDTIRMTVNLASALTRQGNYGEAEPIILNAIATCEKKLGPDNPVTASALFWAGIIYSDQGRYAEAEGFLRRALDIQTTKRGHEHPNTLAYIDALASLDDLRGKHAEAESLYRDVLEKRTRALGSEHPDVAETADNLAGLCFRDGRYAEAEALYRRALTVREKVFGPESPFVAGTLDGLAKVCEQTNRAAEAQELSARAKAIRDKAAAAAQAQAPSEKTAGSSQ